A segment of the Colletotrichum destructivum chromosome 3, complete sequence genome:
AACGTGACGAGAAGCATTACAGAATCAAGTAAAACAAGGCGAAAAACGAAGGGAAAAAGAGTCAAAAGAGTAGGCCGCGGAGAAGCCGCGGTCCCCGGATGCTTGAATTTTGAATTCGCCCGTACTCCTGGAAAAAGCCCAAGTCAAGTCCCGACAATGATGCTAGGGTATCTGCCATTCCCATCATTCCCTTTTAAGATCTTGCTACCTCCATCCATCTGCTctgcctcgtcgtccgccaccTCTCGTCTGCCGTCTACGCAGCCTCCGCCcgcttgttcttcttcctcttgcccttggcctgcagcagctcgcgcTTCTCCTGCTTGCgcgtctccttgtccttggcccCGAtgacgcccgtctcggcgccgCACGGCCACTTGGCGAgcgccgcggcctcgtcctcctcgctccACTCCCGCGGCAgcacggcgaagacgaggtacGACGTGTGAGTCTTcagctcgggctcggcgCGGTGGATCACGCGGCCCTGCAGCCAGGGCTTTCCGGCGCtggggtcgtcgtcgccgccgcggctgctgctgccgttcGACGCCTCTGCCGTCTGGTCCACGTCCATAgcgttgccggcggcgggcgagtcCTCTGCCGAATTGGGGTCCGCCGTGTTGTGGTACTCTCTCGTGCGGCGCTCGATCTCGCGCAGCTTGCTGACGGCCTCGTTCACGTCGCGTGCGATCGGGGGAATGCCGCGCTCGGGCTGGCCGTAGCCGGCGCGGTCGCGGATGACGTTGAACTTCTTGTGGGAGATCTCGACCATGTCGATGTCCACCCAGCCCATGGTCCTCATGGTGTTGATCGTCTTTTGCACCTGCTCGATGCAGGGCGAGAATGTGCAGATGTAGACCGACTTCTTGGGGTTCAGCGGCGACACCCATTCTTCGGTCGTCGCTTGGCCGTCCTTGTTCGACGTCGCGGCGGGCTTTCGTCGCGCCAGGTGCTGAAGGGCCTCCCAGGGGGCGGgcaggtcgaggaagacggcctcggcttcggggCTCTTGCCGTCGACAAGGAAACCACCGTTGTACACGTCGCGGTGTGACAGCTTTACGATTCCCTCCAGCGCGTGCGCCtggatctcctcctccatcttctcgtACCGGTCCTTGTTGAACTCGAAGCTATAGACCTTGCCCCTGCGCTGGGTCTCGTTCTCGGGGTAGCCGTTGTAGACTGCGCGCGCCGATGCGTGCGAgaagctgccgctgccggcgccggcctcgatcaACCGCGTGCCGGGGCGGGCGCGTATGCGCTGCAGGATGTAGCTGTAGTCGGGGGTGTAGACGACCTGTGTGCGATGCGGCAGGCCGGCAGTCCAGAGCTCGGCGGTGGGCTGGAGGATGTGGATGAAgccgctggcggcggcggtggctttCTTGGCCGGGGCGCTCGACTCGGTttcggcgtcatcggcggcggcggcggcggcgggcgtggaGGCATCCGTCTCGTCTTCCTTTCTCTTGCGCTTGCGGCCTCGCGAGCCGGTGTCGACAACCGAAGCGCGGATTTGCGAGCCCCAGGGGACATTGATCAGGGTGGAATGCGGGAACGATCCGAAGCGGGTGTTGAGGACGGCTCCCTCAGCATAgccatcgacggcgctggccgagTCGTGTAGGATCAAGGGAACGAGGTTGTCCCGCGAGAGctggacgatggcgagggaATTGGCCGTTGTCCTGGGACCGGGCTCGAGGAAAGGCGAGGGTTTCGCCATTGTGGTGAGCGCAGCGACTTGAAAGAAGTGTGAGCAAAAGACAGGCAATTGTTtggatgcagcagcagcatgggCGAGCAATTAGTGACGAGCAATGAGCATGGGCACTCGGGGAAAAACTTCGCAAGGCTGAGGATTGGAGAAAAAGTTTAATGTGGCTTAGCGAGGGGCACATGTGGCTGGTGTATGGTCCAGCTTGACTTCAGCCAATAAAACGATGACACACTGCCCCATCTGGCTGCAAGGCTGAAAATGGTGTCAGTCACCCTTTATTTTTGGCGGGCAGTCATATCTCCCTGCGGTCCCTTTTGAGTCACTCTCGCCTATtgaccccccccctccgtccCTCCGTCTCGACCGATCTGACGAAA
Coding sequences within it:
- a CDS encoding Putative tRNA (1-methyladenosine) methyltransferase catalytic subunit Gcd14, giving the protein MAKPSPFLEPGPRTTANSLAIVQLSRDNLVPLILHDSASAVDGYAEGAVLNTRFGSFPHSTLINVPWGSQIRASVVDTGSRGRKRKRKEDETDASTPAAAAAADDAETESSAPAKKATAAASGFIHILQPTAELWTAGLPHRTQVVYTPDYSYILQRIRARPGTRLIEAGAGSGSFSHASARAVYNGYPENETQRRGKVYSFEFNKDRYEKMEEEIQAHALEGIVKLSHRDVYNGGFLVDGKSPEAEAVFLDLPAPWEALQHLARRKPAATSNKDGQATTEEWVSPLNPKKSVYICTFSPCIEQVQKTINTMRTMGWVDIDMVEISHKKFNVIRDRAGYGQPERGIPPIARDVNEAVSKLREIERRTREYHNTADPNSAEDSPAAGNAMDVDQTAEASNGSSSRGGDDDPSAGKPWLQGRVIHRAEPELKTHTSYLVFAVLPREWSEEDEAAALAKWPCGAETGVIGAKDKETRKQEKRELLQAKGKRKKNKRAEAA